Proteins found in one Paenibacillus dendritiformis genomic segment:
- a CDS encoding helix-turn-helix domain-containing protein: MNLLIIEDEPRLRHSLTELMPWEQAGITGVTAAATAEEGKRWLQVKRPDILMVDIQLPDGNGLDLARQAMAWNAEVKAIILSGHDHFPYAQEALALGVKQYLLKPAGQDAIVRAVAEAVAERRREIQRKHDYASLRQQWQAHLPALQQRTLRLGLEGGLPAEAFRLRMAELGITLNADERYAVMVMEPDPVPPERVRAFGEDTALIHFAVGQVAEETLRSMGARSALICRDVDKPIVILFRHAPGDGGTADGDAVIAIHAMAGAMLEHIKTSLKLTASAGISSAHGGLEDAPRLYKEAMFALGQRLVHGGDLVIPYREGGFTPPPDAAAVQGERWMRELDIAWSIGDEQQASAAAGAWIGEVCAIEQAEALKEQMLLLQSWIVTWMHKQGWSLHEVMQEDAAWFHHASELRTKQEWSGWMRSAIRRIGAQSCLVRRSGGNRLVAEVKELIERELHGELSLQGVADRLFINASYLSRLFKQEMEQPFSAYVLERRMERAKEALFQGKRVYDAAQAAGFRDVSYFTKVFRKYWGVTPSEWKRG; this comes from the coding sequence ATGAATTTGCTAATCATCGAGGATGAACCGCGGCTTCGCCACAGCTTGACGGAGTTGATGCCATGGGAGCAGGCCGGCATAACCGGGGTGACGGCGGCCGCGACGGCGGAAGAAGGGAAGCGGTGGCTGCAGGTGAAGCGTCCGGACATTTTAATGGTCGATATTCAGCTGCCGGACGGGAACGGCCTTGATCTGGCGCGGCAGGCAATGGCCTGGAATGCCGAGGTGAAGGCCATTATTTTGAGCGGCCATGATCACTTTCCGTACGCGCAGGAAGCGCTTGCCCTGGGCGTCAAGCAATATTTGCTCAAGCCGGCGGGCCAGGATGCGATTGTGCGGGCGGTCGCGGAGGCGGTCGCGGAACGCCGCCGGGAGATTCAGCGCAAGCATGACTATGCCTCGCTGCGCCAGCAATGGCAGGCCCATCTGCCGGCGCTGCAGCAGCGCACGCTGCGCCTGGGCCTGGAGGGCGGCCTGCCTGCCGAGGCCTTCCGCCTGCGGATGGCGGAGCTGGGCATCACGCTCAATGCGGACGAGCGCTATGCGGTGATGGTGATGGAGCCCGATCCCGTGCCCCCTGAGCGGGTGCGGGCATTCGGAGAGGATACCGCGTTGATTCACTTTGCTGTCGGCCAGGTGGCTGAAGAGACGCTCCGCTCGATGGGAGCCCGCTCGGCCTTGATCTGCCGTGATGTCGATAAGCCGATCGTCATTCTGTTCCGGCATGCTCCCGGCGATGGCGGCACGGCGGACGGGGACGCGGTCATCGCTATCCATGCCATGGCGGGCGCGATGTTGGAGCATATCAAGACATCGCTCAAGCTGACGGCCAGCGCTGGCATCAGCTCTGCGCATGGAGGGTTGGAGGATGCGCCCCGCTTATACAAGGAGGCGATGTTCGCGCTGGGCCAACGGCTCGTGCACGGGGGCGACCTCGTCATCCCGTATCGCGAAGGCGGGTTCACTCCGCCGCCGGATGCGGCAGCAGTCCAGGGCGAGCGCTGGATGCGCGAATTGGATATCGCATGGAGCATCGGCGACGAGCAGCAGGCGTCAGCGGCGGCGGGGGCCTGGATCGGCGAGGTGTGCGCCATCGAGCAGGCCGAGGCGCTCAAGGAGCAAATGTTGCTGCTGCAGTCGTGGATCGTTACGTGGATGCACAAGCAGGGGTGGTCGCTCCATGAGGTGATGCAGGAGGACGCAGCATGGTTCCACCATGCGTCGGAGCTTCGTACGAAGCAGGAATGGAGCGGTTGGATGCGGAGCGCGATTCGGCGCATCGGCGCGCAATCCTGCCTGGTCAGGCGGAGCGGCGGCAATCGGCTCGTGGCGGAAGTGAAGGAGTTGATCGAGCGGGAGCTTCACGGCGAGCTGTCGCTGCAAGGGGTTGCGGATCGGCTGTTCATTAACGCCTCTTACTTGAGCAGGCTGTTCAAGCAGGAGATGGAGCAGCCGTTCTCCGCCTATGTGCTGGAGCGCCGCATGGAGCGGGCCAAGGAGGCGCTCTTTCAAGGGAAGCGGGTGTATGATGCCGCTCAAGCTGCCGGCTTCCGCGATGTCAGTTATTTTACGAAGGTGTTCCGCAAATATTGGGGAGTCACGCCGAGTGAATGGAAGCGGGGATAG
- a CDS encoding cache domain-containing sensor histidine kinase, with protein MHGSSTAGTRQGAKRRAMDPVIHGKEVTAMLRELSNRFRQRIQWRLTVYFVLILVPLTLTGWFSNERSQQLLLSETTARTESAMHALMDNIELVLQNVEELSAMLSTDPEIIATLKQGNRALGPREVMSFARMKRQFSDFLSIHPMFSQIAVYHDHSNAVISTAHGVLPVDRANERIWLRQTLNGMGTGIVFMQPDERIGGGKPFGQVFGVDSLAVVRSMDIYNPDRERHALIISLNIARLQQYIRSLLPSAQSELHLYTADGKWVAGTGRQPESVDSYAKHAEARDQVLIRAVSPYYGWTLTLAQPKREIFAQSSQLEHYAVFMIALSIVLALLMAFSIYTGIAAPLRKLARGMRAITGGNLDVRLESDRRDEFGIVTDLFNQMASKQHHLIRDHYEQSLRLANTELKLLQSQIHPHFLYNTLDSIYWMAQQSEAEDIAEMVLNLSRFFRLSLSKGKDVLTVKESLEHLHVYIRIQQLRFMDQFRVEYDIDPQTEPLPIVKLLVQPIVENAIIHGVEKSGREAMLRIATRLEDIGARPALVIAVTDSGAGMADAARERLQRELSEVLQQPDQHQAQPDGHAGAGYGLRNVAARIRLNYGPQADIRIDSAPGEGTAVTLVLPLGAPPDETALRTG; from the coding sequence ATGCATGGTTCCAGTACAGCCGGAACCAGACAAGGCGCGAAGCGGCGCGCGATGGATCCGGTCATACACGGGAAGGAAGTGACAGCCATGCTCCGGGAGCTTTCTAATCGGTTCCGCCAACGCATTCAGTGGCGCTTGACCGTTTATTTCGTGCTCATTCTCGTTCCGCTGACGCTTACCGGCTGGTTCTCGAATGAGCGCTCGCAGCAATTGCTGCTGTCCGAGACGACGGCGCGAACGGAAAGCGCGATGCACGCGCTGATGGACAATATCGAGCTCGTGCTGCAAAACGTGGAGGAGCTGTCGGCCATGCTGTCGACCGATCCGGAGATTATCGCGACGCTGAAGCAAGGAAATCGCGCACTGGGGCCGCGTGAGGTGATGTCGTTCGCCCGCATGAAGCGCCAGTTCTCCGACTTCCTGTCCATCCATCCGATGTTCTCCCAGATTGCCGTCTATCATGATCATTCCAATGCCGTCATCTCTACGGCGCATGGCGTACTGCCCGTCGACCGCGCGAATGAGCGCATCTGGCTGCGGCAGACGCTGAACGGGATGGGGACGGGCATTGTGTTCATGCAGCCGGACGAACGCATCGGCGGAGGGAAGCCGTTCGGTCAAGTATTCGGCGTCGACAGTCTGGCCGTGGTGCGATCGATGGATATCTACAATCCGGACCGGGAACGGCATGCGCTCATTATTAGTCTGAATATAGCGCGCTTGCAGCAATATATCCGCTCCCTTCTGCCCTCGGCCCAGTCCGAGCTTCATCTGTATACGGCCGATGGGAAGTGGGTCGCGGGAACAGGCCGGCAGCCCGAATCGGTTGACAGCTACGCTAAGCATGCTGAGGCGCGCGATCAAGTGCTCATCCGGGCGGTATCGCCTTATTACGGCTGGACTCTGACGCTGGCCCAGCCCAAAAGGGAAATCTTCGCGCAATCCAGTCAGTTGGAGCATTATGCCGTGTTCATGATCGCGCTCAGCATCGTTCTTGCTTTACTTATGGCCTTCAGCATCTATACCGGCATCGCCGCGCCGCTGCGGAAGCTTGCCCGCGGCATGCGGGCGATAACCGGCGGCAATCTGGATGTGCGGCTCGAATCGGATCGGAGGGACGAATTCGGCATCGTGACGGATTTGTTCAATCAAATGGCCTCGAAGCAGCATCATCTCATTCGGGACCACTATGAGCAGAGCCTCAGGCTGGCCAATACGGAATTGAAGCTGCTCCAGTCGCAGATTCATCCTCATTTCTTGTACAACACCTTGGATTCTATCTATTGGATGGCGCAGCAGTCCGAGGCGGAGGACATCGCGGAGATGGTCCTGAATTTGTCACGCTTTTTCCGGCTCAGCCTCAGCAAGGGCAAGGATGTGCTCACCGTCAAGGAAAGCCTGGAGCACCTGCATGTGTACATCCGCATTCAGCAGCTGCGGTTCATGGATCAATTCCGGGTGGAGTATGACATCGATCCGCAGACGGAGCCGCTGCCCATCGTCAAGCTGCTCGTGCAGCCGATCGTCGAGAACGCGATTATCCATGGCGTGGAGAAATCGGGGCGGGAGGCGATGCTGCGCATTGCGACGCGGCTGGAGGACATCGGAGCGCGGCCAGCGCTCGTCATCGCGGTAACCGACTCGGGCGCGGGGATGGCGGATGCGGCACGGGAGCGGCTGCAGCGGGAGCTGTCGGAGGTGCTGCAGCAGCCCGATCAGCATCAGGCGCAGCCGGATGGGCATGCGGGCGCGGGCTACGGGCTAAGGAACGTGGCGGCGCGCATACGCCTGAATTACGGCCCGCAAGCCGATATCCGCATTGACAGCGCTCCTGGAGAGGGCACGGCCGTCACGCTCGTACTGCCGCTGGGAGCGCCGCCGGACGAGACGGCGCTGCGCACGGGATAA
- a CDS encoding sigma-70 family RNA polymerase sigma factor: protein METKGDHSTRSRPDNPVEELYASCRGLAFSIAYRMLGAVSDAEDVVQDVFADMAGRDLSEVRNRKAYIAKWVTNRCLNILQSARRTREAYPGEWLPEPLAASGEQPDELAERADSLSYAYLVMLERLTPVERAVFLLREAFEYDYEEIADIVGKSVPNCRKILSRAKEHARTPSPSAPAGEAARMRSALVTRFVAAFQHYDVEALLELLAEDAVLITDGGPHVRAAMRPLTGQSRVMKLLSSRKTFAAMRHSPPIITDVNGEPNAVYLDQGAIRAVCCFMLTPDQERILQVYIILNPDKLDHLARKQGS, encoded by the coding sequence ATGGAGACAAAAGGAGACCATTCAACCCGTTCCCGCCCGGACAACCCTGTCGAGGAATTATATGCTTCCTGTCGGGGACTCGCCTTTTCTATCGCATACCGTATGCTTGGCGCCGTCTCGGACGCGGAGGATGTCGTACAAGATGTATTTGCCGACATGGCAGGCAGGGACTTGAGCGAAGTAAGAAATAGGAAGGCGTATATCGCCAAATGGGTGACAAACCGCTGCTTGAATATCTTGCAATCGGCACGGCGCACAAGGGAGGCATACCCCGGCGAATGGTTGCCAGAGCCGCTCGCCGCTTCCGGCGAACAGCCCGACGAATTGGCAGAGCGCGCGGATTCGTTGTCGTATGCCTATTTGGTCATGCTTGAGCGCCTCACCCCCGTCGAGAGGGCCGTGTTCCTGCTGCGGGAAGCGTTCGAATATGACTATGAAGAGATAGCGGACATCGTCGGCAAATCGGTTCCCAATTGCCGCAAAATATTGAGCCGTGCCAAGGAACACGCCCGTACGCCATCCCCCTCCGCTCCCGCCGGAGAGGCGGCGAGGATGAGAAGCGCGCTTGTCACCCGATTCGTAGCGGCCTTCCAACACTATGATGTCGAGGCGCTGCTGGAGCTGCTCGCGGAAGACGCCGTGCTGATTACGGACGGCGGGCCCCATGTTCGCGCAGCCATGCGTCCCCTTACCGGTCAAAGCCGCGTAATGAAGCTGTTGTCCTCTCGGAAGACGTTCGCGGCGATGCGCCATTCGCCGCCAATCATCACCGATGTCAATGGAGAGCCGAACGCGGTGTACCTCGATCAAGGCGCCATCAGAGCGGTATGCTGCTTCATGCTTACGCCGGATCAGGAGCGAATTCTCCAGGTCTATATCATACTGAACCCGGATAAGCTGGACCATCTCGCGCGGAAGCAAGGAAGCTGA
- a CDS encoding carbohydrate ABC transporter permease: protein MKTGRKTKGVRTAIRMSAGERIFQALNYFFFAIVSWTTLFPFLNLLAKSLSGEEAVVSGRVSLFPVDIQFGTYAYVLSDSKFMNAFMVSVIITVAGTALGLVMTAIAAYPLSKPRLRGRKFFILMYVFTMLFSGGLIPTYLLMHRLNLIDTLWVLFLPSMISVFNMLIIKNYFESLPDELEESAKMDGASNLTILFRITVPLSLPVFATIALFYAVGFWNDYFASMIYINSPDLKPLQLYLKELLIHSNITYQDGGHVPNIDAVMNSTPQAIQAASILVATLPILLVYPFLQKYFVKGVLIGSVKG, encoded by the coding sequence ATGAAAACCGGGCGAAAGACGAAAGGGGTGCGGACGGCGATCCGCATGTCGGCGGGAGAGCGCATCTTCCAGGCGCTGAACTATTTCTTTTTTGCCATCGTGTCCTGGACGACGCTGTTCCCGTTCCTCAACCTGCTCGCCAAATCGCTGAGCGGTGAAGAGGCCGTGGTGTCGGGAAGGGTGTCGTTGTTCCCGGTCGATATTCAATTCGGCACGTATGCGTACGTATTAAGCGACTCCAAATTCATGAACGCCTTCATGGTATCCGTCATCATCACGGTGGCGGGAACCGCTCTGGGGCTCGTCATGACGGCGATCGCCGCCTATCCTCTGTCCAAGCCGCGGCTGCGCGGACGGAAGTTTTTCATTCTCATGTACGTGTTCACGATGCTGTTCAGCGGCGGTCTTATTCCGACATATCTGCTTATGCACCGGCTTAACTTAATCGATACGCTATGGGTGCTCTTTCTGCCGAGCATGATCAGCGTGTTCAATATGTTAATCATTAAAAATTACTTCGAATCGCTTCCCGACGAACTGGAAGAGTCGGCCAAGATGGACGGAGCATCGAATCTGACGATCTTGTTCCGCATTACCGTTCCTTTGTCCTTGCCGGTGTTCGCCACGATAGCGCTCTTTTATGCGGTCGGCTTCTGGAACGATTATTTTGCTTCTATGATTTACATCAATTCTCCGGATTTGAAACCGCTTCAGCTTTATTTGAAGGAACTGCTAATTCACTCCAACATCACCTATCAGGATGGAGGGCATGTGCCGAATATCGATGCCGTCATGAACTCGACGCCGCAGGCGATTCAGGCCGCTTCGATTCTGGTCGCGACCTTGCCGATCCTGCTCGTCTATCCATTTCTGCAGAAATACTTCGTGAAAGGGGTGTTAATTGGCTCCGTTAAAGGTTAA
- a CDS encoding extracellular solute-binding protein has protein sequence MRRQRIWVSVVAIITALSLIGCSGANSGQGAEGGEGDSKQLRQLMPFDRFEPNGDPVAQYLKEKTGYTVKYEMLPAENADEKLNLLMANKESYDILKLAPAQYYQLVSSGALEPLDDLIEKYGTNMKQVIGPDSWVSAQYEGKTYAIPETGGGNGAASYALVVRKDWLDELNLKVPTNLDELVTVLKAFKEKKNVIPLTGGKAPVNPDIASVFGLTTAWLERDGKIIHSVEAPEMKEYLAFMSKLYQEGLIDSEWGINTADKSIEKMASGKAAMYSPGWWVAPNLVNALAKNFPEAKLEIMPVLKDKAGVARVGSAGNTTNYYIAVPKFSKHKEEAIKWLDLKFDKDIFKGIAIGEEGVHHTFENGVYTPIMPKFADERSNASAFLTGVDENNYPTYWQARLKKNPVVEDYFATFKKNAEGLIVIDPMSSAPPIPDISKNLQRLNKFQEDAFINFISGAEPLDNYDQFLAEWHAQGGEAMVKAANEWYASKR, from the coding sequence ATGCGGCGTCAACGGATTTGGGTTTCAGTGGTGGCGATTATAACGGCATTGTCGCTTATCGGCTGCAGCGGCGCCAACTCGGGTCAAGGCGCAGAAGGCGGGGAAGGAGACAGCAAGCAGCTCCGCCAGCTGATGCCGTTCGATCGGTTCGAGCCGAACGGGGACCCGGTCGCCCAGTATTTGAAGGAGAAGACCGGCTATACGGTCAAATACGAAATGCTGCCGGCGGAGAACGCCGACGAGAAGCTGAACCTGCTTATGGCGAACAAGGAGTCGTACGACATTTTGAAGCTGGCACCCGCGCAATACTACCAGCTCGTGTCTTCCGGAGCGCTGGAGCCGCTCGATGATCTGATCGAGAAGTACGGCACGAATATGAAGCAGGTGATCGGGCCGGATTCGTGGGTCAGCGCGCAATATGAAGGCAAAACGTATGCCATCCCGGAGACCGGCGGCGGCAATGGCGCGGCATCGTATGCGCTCGTCGTGCGCAAGGATTGGCTCGATGAGCTGAATCTGAAGGTGCCGACCAATCTTGACGAGCTCGTCACGGTGCTGAAGGCATTCAAGGAGAAGAAGAATGTGATCCCGCTGACGGGCGGCAAAGCTCCCGTAAATCCGGACATCGCCAGCGTATTCGGCTTGACGACAGCCTGGTTGGAACGGGACGGCAAAATCATTCATTCCGTCGAAGCGCCGGAGATGAAGGAGTACCTGGCCTTCATGAGCAAGCTGTACCAAGAGGGGCTGATCGACTCGGAATGGGGCATCAACACGGCGGACAAATCCATCGAGAAGATGGCGAGCGGGAAGGCGGCCATGTACAGCCCGGGATGGTGGGTCGCTCCGAATCTCGTGAACGCCCTGGCCAAAAACTTCCCGGAGGCGAAGCTGGAGATTATGCCCGTCTTGAAAGACAAAGCGGGCGTAGCCCGGGTAGGATCGGCCGGCAATACAACCAACTATTATATCGCGGTGCCGAAGTTTTCGAAGCATAAGGAAGAAGCCATCAAATGGCTGGATCTGAAATTCGATAAGGATATTTTCAAAGGCATCGCCATTGGGGAAGAAGGGGTTCATCATACGTTCGAGAACGGAGTGTACACGCCGATTATGCCGAAGTTCGCGGATGAGCGCAGCAATGCGAGCGCCTTCCTGACGGGCGTGGACGAGAACAATTATCCGACGTATTGGCAAGCCCGCCTCAAGAAAAATCCGGTCGTGGAAGACTATTTCGCCACCTTCAAGAAAAATGCGGAAGGCCTGATTGTTATCGACCCGATGAGCTCGGCGCCGCCGATTCCGGATATTTCCAAAAACCTGCAGCGGTTGAATAAATTCCAGGAGGATGCATTCATCAACTTCATCAGCGGGGCGGAGCCGCTGGACAATTATGATCAATTCCTCGCGGAATGGCACGCCCAGGGCGGCGAAGCGATGGTGAAGGCCGCCAACGAATGGTATGCTTCCAAGCGCTGA
- a CDS encoding extracellular solute-binding protein has product MCGRWKSILAAGTCCSLALPLAGCQPSNVDWMKAERDRTSPSVTIVLNSLGIKFPEPWTENDNPYLSYIEDKTGLHVEVIIPPSHRYEDRVGVMMMSSHTPDLISISDPNWVSHYARKQMLAPLDHLIERYAPQLKERIPAEVWEQVSFNGQVYAIPSLNEAKGLEMMYIRKDWLDRLGLAPPATLEETVGVMRAFAAFDPDGNSIRNRYGTSFIEDFGRSSPWFGAFGVQLNQWTERDGKLVYSNILPEMKDALAFMRGLVAEGLADPLFPIQTQRGLERQVIDGRIGMFTGTWYDTRGVLEKSAARDPQAEWITLPYPQGPGGAGTYALPTVRSYQVIPATSPHAVEVLQLLNFISGEGRDTLKFGFEGEVWEWKDGRRVTDMGVHNRDQYRGLYANLADLPESGYIRSRLDSLGLRYHLYDNLRHISPYVMPSAFRSLPTPAMTRYSPLLAKKNDRLIEIVLGERPLDDFDAFAAEWLAEGGEEMTREANAWFQYSRNQTRREAARDGSGHTREGSDSHAPGAF; this is encoded by the coding sequence ATGTGCGGAAGATGGAAGTCCATCCTGGCAGCCGGGACATGCTGTTCGTTAGCGCTGCCGCTCGCCGGCTGTCAACCGTCAAACGTGGATTGGATGAAGGCCGAGCGGGATCGAACGAGTCCCTCGGTCACCATCGTGCTGAACAGTCTTGGGATTAAGTTCCCCGAGCCTTGGACAGAGAATGATAACCCGTATTTGTCGTATATCGAAGACAAGACGGGGCTCCATGTGGAGGTCATTATCCCTCCGTCGCACCGGTACGAGGATCGGGTCGGAGTCATGATGATGTCGAGCCATACGCCTGATCTGATCAGCATTTCCGATCCGAATTGGGTCTCGCATTACGCGCGCAAGCAGATGCTGGCTCCGCTCGATCATTTGATTGAGCGCTATGCTCCGCAGTTGAAGGAGCGGATTCCCGCCGAAGTGTGGGAGCAGGTATCCTTCAACGGCCAAGTGTATGCCATTCCAAGCCTGAACGAAGCGAAAGGATTGGAAATGATGTACATCCGCAAAGATTGGCTGGACCGTCTTGGTCTTGCGCCGCCCGCGACGTTAGAGGAGACCGTCGGTGTGATGCGGGCTTTTGCCGCCTTCGATCCGGACGGCAACAGTATACGGAATAGATACGGTACCAGCTTTATTGAGGATTTCGGGCGATCTTCCCCGTGGTTCGGCGCTTTCGGCGTGCAGCTGAATCAGTGGACGGAGCGTGACGGCAAGCTGGTCTATTCCAACATTTTGCCGGAAATGAAAGACGCCCTCGCCTTCATGCGCGGACTGGTGGCGGAAGGGCTCGCCGACCCGCTGTTCCCGATTCAGACGCAGCGGGGGCTGGAGCGGCAAGTCATTGACGGACGAATCGGGATGTTCACCGGCACATGGTATGACACCCGCGGCGTGCTGGAGAAAAGCGCGGCCCGCGACCCGCAAGCGGAATGGATCACGCTTCCGTATCCGCAAGGACCCGGCGGGGCCGGCACGTATGCGCTGCCGACGGTACGTTCCTATCAAGTCATTCCGGCCACGAGCCCGCACGCGGTGGAAGTGCTGCAGCTGTTGAATTTCATTTCCGGCGAGGGGAGGGACACGTTGAAGTTCGGCTTCGAAGGGGAAGTGTGGGAATGGAAGGATGGCAGGCGGGTGACGGACATGGGCGTGCATAACCGGGATCAGTACCGTGGCCTGTATGCCAATCTGGCCGATCTTCCCGAGAGCGGCTACATCCGCAGCCGGCTGGATTCGCTTGGCTTGCGCTATCACTTGTACGATAACCTTCGGCATATTTCTCCTTATGTGATGCCGAGCGCTTTTCGGTCGCTTCCGACCCCAGCGATGACCCGATACTCGCCGCTTCTGGCGAAGAAGAACGACCGGCTGATTGAGATTGTGCTCGGGGAGCGGCCGCTGGACGATTTCGATGCGTTTGCGGCCGAGTGGCTGGCCGAAGGCGGAGAAGAGATGACGCGCGAAGCGAATGCATGGTTCCAGTACAGCCGGAACCAGACAAGGCGCGAAGCGGCGCGCGATGGATCCGGTCATACACGGGAAGGAAGTGACAGCCATGCTCCGGGAGCTTTCTAA
- a CDS encoding ABC transporter permease, translated as MEIRNADTAAAPRPQRKRYWRKLGSDVRKDWDLYIALLPGIAFLLLFKYTPMYGVVIAFQDFNIFSGIADSPWVGLQHFERLFQSPKFAQVFWNTLIISVMKIVLLFPLPIVLAILLNELTKMWFKRPVQTIIYMPHFLSWVIVSGMFMDLLSINGGLVNRMIEWFGGEPIKFFLDNSVFRWLVVGTAGWKEAGWGTIVYLAALSSIDPQLYEAAKIDGANKFRQIWHITLPGLVPVILLMFILRLGHMLEAGTEQILVMYNPVVYNVSDVIGTYVYRTGLGEQNYSFSAAVGLFDSIVGFILIVGGNYLSRRLLNRGIW; from the coding sequence ATGGAGATAAGAAATGCGGATACCGCCGCCGCTCCGCGTCCGCAGAGGAAGCGTTACTGGCGCAAGCTGGGGAGCGACGTGCGCAAGGACTGGGACTTGTATATCGCGCTTTTACCGGGCATCGCTTTTTTGCTCTTGTTCAAGTACACCCCGATGTATGGCGTCGTCATCGCCTTTCAAGATTTCAACATTTTCAGCGGCATCGCGGACAGCCCATGGGTCGGCTTGCAGCACTTCGAGCGGCTGTTCCAGTCGCCGAAGTTCGCGCAGGTGTTCTGGAATACGCTTATCATCTCGGTAATGAAGATCGTGCTTCTGTTTCCGCTCCCGATCGTGCTGGCCATCCTGCTGAACGAGCTGACGAAAATGTGGTTCAAACGCCCGGTGCAGACGATTATTTACATGCCTCACTTCCTGTCCTGGGTTATCGTCAGCGGGATGTTCATGGATCTGCTGTCCATCAACGGAGGGCTTGTCAACCGGATGATTGAATGGTTCGGCGGGGAGCCGATCAAATTTTTCCTCGACAACAGCGTCTTTCGCTGGCTGGTCGTCGGCACGGCCGGCTGGAAGGAGGCGGGCTGGGGCACGATCGTCTATTTGGCGGCGCTGAGCTCCATCGATCCGCAGTTGTACGAGGCAGCCAAAATCGACGGGGCGAACAAGTTCCGCCAAATCTGGCATATAACGCTGCCGGGTCTGGTCCCGGTCATTTTGCTGATGTTCATCCTGCGGCTCGGCCATATGCTGGAGGCCGGCACCGAGCAGATTCTCGTGATGTACAATCCGGTCGTCTATAACGTCTCGGATGTCATTGGAACCTATGTGTACCGCACCGGGCTTGGCGAACAAAATTACAGCTTCTCGGCCGCGGTAGGACTGTTCGATTCCATTGTCGGCTTCATTCTGATTGTCGGCGGGAATTATCTTAGCCGGCGCCTGCTGAACCGGGGCATCTGGTAG